A genome region from Pseudomonas sp. N3-W includes the following:
- the ureA gene encoding urease subunit gamma: MDLTPREKDKLLIFTAGLVAERRLARGVKLNYPETMAYISAALLEGARDGRTVAELMHLGTTLLTREQVMKGIPEMIPEIQVEATFPDGTKLVTVHQPIA; this comes from the coding sequence ATGGACCTGACCCCACGCGAAAAAGACAAGCTGCTGATCTTCACTGCCGGACTGGTCGCCGAGCGGCGTTTGGCTCGCGGCGTGAAACTCAATTACCCGGAAACCATGGCCTACATCTCCGCCGCCCTGCTCGAAGGCGCCCGGGACGGCCGGACGGTGGCCGAGTTGATGCATTTGGGCACGACCCTGCTGACCCGCGAACAAGTGATGAAGGGCATCCCGGAGATGATCCCGGAGATTCAGGTCGAAGCGACGTTCCCCGACGGCACCAAACTGGTCACCGTTCACCAACCCATCGCCTGA
- the ureC gene encoding urease subunit alpha, whose protein sequence is MKISRQAYADMFGPTVGDKVRLADTELWIEVEKDFTTYGEEVKFGGGKVIRDGQGQSQLLAHEVVDTVITNALIVDHWGIVKADVGLKDGRIAAIGKAGNPDVQPGVTMAIGASTEVIAGEGMILTAGGVDTHIHFICPQQIEEALMSGVTTMIGGGTGPATGTNATTCTSGPWHLARMLQAADAFPMNIGLTGKGNASLPEPLIEQVKAGAIGLKLHEDWGTTPASIDNCLTVADQYDVQVAIHTDTLNESGFVETTLAAFKGRTIHTYHTEGAGGGHAPDIIKACGFANVLPSSTNPTRPFTRNTIDEHLDMLMVCHHLDPSIAEDVAFAESRIRRETIAAEDILHDLGAFSMISSDSQAMGRVGEVITRTWQTADKMKKQRGALPGDGEDNDNFRAKRYIAKYTINPAITHGISHEVGSIEVGKWADLVLWRPAFFGVKPTLILKGGAIAASLMGDANASIPTPQPVHYRPMFASYGGSLHATSLTFISQAAQEAGLPEALGLKKKIAVVKGCRDVQKTDLIHNDYLPDIDVDPQTYQVKADGVLLWCEPAETLPMAQRYFLF, encoded by the coding sequence ATGAAGATTTCGAGACAAGCCTACGCCGACATGTTCGGCCCCACCGTCGGTGACAAGGTCCGTCTGGCCGATACCGAGCTGTGGATCGAAGTGGAAAAAGACTTCACCACCTACGGCGAAGAAGTGAAATTTGGCGGCGGCAAAGTCATCCGTGACGGCCAGGGCCAAAGCCAGTTGCTGGCACACGAAGTGGTCGACACGGTCATCACCAACGCGCTGATCGTCGATCACTGGGGCATCGTCAAAGCCGACGTCGGGCTCAAGGACGGGCGCATCGCCGCCATCGGCAAGGCCGGCAACCCGGATGTCCAGCCCGGCGTGACCATGGCCATCGGCGCCAGTACCGAAGTGATCGCCGGTGAAGGCATGATCCTCACCGCTGGCGGAGTCGATACCCACATCCATTTCATCTGCCCACAGCAGATCGAAGAAGCGCTGATGAGCGGCGTCACCACCATGATCGGCGGCGGCACCGGGCCAGCCACCGGCACCAACGCCACCACCTGCACCTCGGGGCCGTGGCACCTGGCGCGCATGCTGCAGGCCGCCGACGCCTTCCCGATGAACATCGGACTCACCGGCAAGGGCAACGCCAGCCTGCCGGAGCCGTTGATCGAACAGGTCAAGGCCGGGGCCATCGGCCTCAAGCTGCACGAGGACTGGGGCACGACGCCGGCGAGTATCGACAACTGCCTGACCGTGGCCGATCAGTACGACGTGCAGGTGGCGATCCACACCGACACCCTCAACGAATCGGGTTTCGTCGAAACCACCCTCGCCGCCTTCAAGGGCCGCACCATCCACACGTATCACACTGAAGGCGCGGGCGGCGGTCACGCCCCGGACATCATCAAGGCCTGCGGTTTTGCCAACGTGCTGCCGAGTTCGACCAACCCGACCCGGCCGTTCACCCGCAACACCATTGATGAACACCTCGACATGCTGATGGTCTGCCACCACCTGGACCCGAGCATTGCCGAGGACGTGGCCTTCGCCGAAAGCCGCATCCGCCGCGAGACGATTGCCGCCGAAGACATCCTCCACGACCTTGGCGCGTTCTCGATGATCAGCTCCGACAGCCAGGCCATGGGCCGGGTCGGCGAGGTCATCACCCGCACCTGGCAGACCGCCGACAAGATGAAAAAACAGCGCGGCGCACTGCCTGGCGATGGCGAAGACAACGACAACTTCCGCGCCAAACGCTACATCGCCAAGTACACCATCAACCCGGCGATCACCCACGGCATCAGCCATGAAGTGGGCTCGATCGAGGTCGGCAAGTGGGCGGACCTGGTGCTCTGGCGCCCGGCATTCTTTGGCGTCAAGCCGACGCTGATTCTCAAGGGCGGCGCCATCGCGGCCAGTTTGATGGGCGATGCCAATGCCTCGATTCCGACGCCACAACCGGTGCACTATCGTCCGATGTTCGCCAGCTACGGCGGCTCGCTGCACGCCACCAGCCTGACGTTCATCAGCCAGGCCGCACAGGAGGCCGGCCTGCCCGAAGCCCTGGGCCTGAAGAAGAAAATCGCCGTGGTCAAAGGTTGCCGCGACGTGCAGAAAACCGACCTGATCCACAACGACTATCTGCCTGACATCGACGTCGACCCGCAGACGTATCAGGTCAAGGCCGACGGCGTACTGCTGTGGTGCGAACCGGCAGAAACCCTGCCTATGGCCCAGCGCTACTTCCTGTTTTAA
- the urtC gene encoding urea ABC transporter permease subunit UrtC, with protein sequence MNQPLLVTATQKAGPKITIAVGAVILVLLLALPLLSLLSPISVFHVSAYTLTLVGKILCYAIVALALDLVWGYAGLLSLGHGLFFALGGYAMGMYLMRQASGDGLPAFMTFLSWTELPWYWTGTSSFLWSMCLVVLAPGLLALVFGFFAFRSRIKGVYFSIMTQALTFAGMLLFFRNETGFGGNNGFTNFRSILGFGITEPGTRAVLFFATVVLLVASLFIGWRLAQSKFGRVLTALRDAENRLMFCGYDPRGFKLFVWVLSAVLCGLAGALYVPQVGIINPSEMSPTNSIEAAVWVALGGRGTLIGPLLGAGVVNGMKSWFTVAFPEYWLFFLGALFIVVTLYLPKGVIGLLKKRGEQ encoded by the coding sequence ATGAACCAACCTCTTCTAGTCACAGCCACGCAGAAGGCCGGACCAAAAATCACCATCGCTGTCGGCGCCGTCATTCTCGTGTTGCTGCTGGCGTTGCCACTGCTGTCGCTGTTATCGCCCATCAGCGTTTTTCACGTCTCGGCGTATACGCTGACGCTGGTGGGCAAGATTCTTTGTTATGCCATCGTCGCCCTGGCGCTGGACCTGGTCTGGGGTTATGCCGGCTTGCTGTCTTTGGGCCACGGCCTGTTCTTCGCCCTTGGCGGTTATGCGATGGGCATGTACCTGATGCGCCAGGCGTCGGGCGATGGCTTGCCGGCGTTCATGACGTTTCTGTCGTGGACCGAATTGCCGTGGTACTGGACCGGCACCAGCAGCTTTCTCTGGTCGATGTGCCTGGTGGTGCTGGCGCCGGGGTTGCTGGCGCTGGTGTTCGGCTTCTTCGCCTTCCGTTCGCGGATCAAGGGCGTGTATTTCTCGATCATGACCCAGGCCCTGACCTTCGCCGGGATGCTGCTGTTTTTCCGCAATGAAACCGGCTTTGGCGGCAATAACGGCTTCACTAACTTCCGCTCGATTCTCGGCTTTGGCATCACCGAACCAGGGACTCGCGCGGTGCTGTTTTTTGCCACGGTGGTATTGCTGGTGGCGAGCCTGTTCATAGGCTGGCGCCTGGCGCAGAGCAAGTTCGGCCGGGTGCTGACGGCGCTGCGCGATGCGGAAAACCGCCTGATGTTCTGCGGCTACGACCCTCGCGGGTTCAAGCTGTTCGTGTGGGTGTTGAGTGCGGTGTTGTGTGGCTTGGCCGGGGCGTTGTACGTGCCGCAGGTCGGCATCATCAACCCCAGCGAAATGTCGCCGACCAACTCCATCGAAGCCGCCGTGTGGGTGGCGTTGGGTGGGCGCGGCACGCTGATCGGCCCGCTGCTGGGGGCCGGTGTGGTCAACGGCATGAAGAGCTGGTTCACCGTGGCATTTCCGGAATACTGGCTGTTCTTCCTCGGCGCGCTGTTTATCGTCGTGACGCTGTACCTGCCCAAGGGCGTGATCGGCTTGCTGAAGAAACGAGGTGAGCAATGA
- the urtB gene encoding urea ABC transporter permease subunit UrtB: protein MFSALYRLIFAIALLLPMGADAGDAEDFVAANPVQQARLLETWAAQPDPARVELINALQQGELTIDGQPKTLRLNNRLRGLIDTAQASHQLLATDAKSRLAAAQQLQKSAKPAQLKFLDQQLAGEKDARVHAALSLALANLQLVDTDPAVRLAAVRLLGETGDPLARTRLEGLLEPGVETDAGVHTAAETSLAQVKRKLLIGEILGEAFSGMSLGSILLLAALGLAITFGLLGVINMAHGEMLMLGAYSTYVVQLMFQRFAPQAIEFYPLIALPVAFFVTAAIGMTLERTVIRHLYGRPLETLLATWGISLMLIQLVRLVFGAQNVEVANPAWLSGGIQVLPNLVLPYNRIVIIAFALFVVVLTWLLLNKTRLGLNVRAVTQNRNMAACCGVPTGRVDMLAFGLGSGIAGLGGVALSQIGNVGPDLGQSYIIDSFLVVVLGGVGQLAGSVFAAFGLGIANKILEPQIGAVLGKILILALIILFIQKRPQGLFALKGRVID, encoded by the coding sequence ATGTTTAGTGCCCTTTACCGTCTCATATTCGCCATCGCACTGTTGCTGCCAATGGGCGCTGATGCCGGTGACGCCGAAGACTTCGTCGCCGCCAATCCCGTGCAGCAAGCCAGGCTTCTGGAAACCTGGGCCGCGCAGCCCGATCCGGCCCGTGTCGAGCTGATCAACGCCCTGCAACAAGGCGAGTTGACCATCGACGGCCAGCCGAAAACCCTGCGCCTGAATAACCGCCTGCGGGGTCTGATCGACACCGCCCAGGCCAGCCACCAATTGCTCGCCACCGACGCCAAAAGCCGTCTGGCCGCCGCGCAGCAATTGCAGAAAAGCGCCAAACCGGCGCAGCTGAAATTCCTCGACCAGCAACTGGCTGGCGAAAAAGATGCACGCGTTCACGCCGCATTGAGCCTGGCCCTGGCCAATCTGCAACTGGTGGATACGGATCCGGCGGTGCGCCTGGCCGCTGTGCGCTTGCTTGGTGAAACCGGCGACCCGCTGGCCCGCACCCGTCTTGAAGGCTTGCTCGAACCCGGCGTTGAAACCGATGCCGGCGTGCACACCGCCGCCGAAACCAGCCTGGCGCAGGTCAAACGCAAATTGCTGATCGGCGAGATACTCGGCGAGGCGTTCAGCGGCATGTCGCTGGGCTCGATTCTGCTGCTGGCCGCTCTGGGGCTGGCGATCACCTTCGGCTTGCTGGGCGTGATCAACATGGCCCACGGCGAGATGCTGATGCTCGGCGCCTATTCGACCTACGTCGTGCAGTTGATGTTTCAGCGCTTCGCCCCGCAGGCCATCGAGTTCTACCCGTTGATCGCGTTGCCGGTAGCGTTTTTCGTCACCGCCGCCATCGGCATGACGCTGGAACGCACGGTGATTCGCCATCTCTACGGCCGCCCACTGGAAACCCTGCTCGCCACCTGGGGCATCAGCCTGATGCTGATTCAGCTGGTGCGATTGGTATTCGGCGCACAGAACGTCGAGGTGGCCAACCCGGCCTGGCTCTCGGGCGGGATTCAGGTGCTGCCCAATCTGGTGCTGCCGTACAACCGCATCGTGATCATCGCGTTTGCGCTGTTTGTGGTGGTGCTGACCTGGCTGCTGCTGAACAAGACGCGCCTGGGGCTCAACGTGCGCGCCGTGACCCAGAACCGCAACATGGCCGCCTGCTGCGGCGTGCCCACCGGGCGTGTGGACATGCTCGCGTTCGGCCTCGGCTCGGGCATCGCCGGGCTTGGTGGCGTGGCCCTGAGCCAGATCGGCAACGTCGGCCCGGACCTGGGGCAAAGCTACATCATCGACTCGTTCCTGGTGGTGGTGCTCGGCGGTGTCGGGCAACTGGCCGGTAGCGTGTTCGCCGCGTTTGGCCTCGGCATCGCCAACAAGATTCTGGAACCGCAGATCGGTGCGGTACTCGGCAAAATCCTGATCCTCGCGCTGATCATTCTGTTCATCCAGAAACGTCCGCAAGGCCTCTTCGCACTGAAAGGACGGGTGATCGACTGA
- the urtD gene encoding urea ABC transporter ATP-binding protein UrtD: MRVTATAEFMLEPILEPNKDQGTSRDALGLGQAAGEGLNTRHGTILTLEDISVSFDGFKALNDLNLYIGVGELRCIIGPNGAGKTTLMDVITGKTRPSHGKAWFGETMDLTQMSEVQIAQAGIGRKFQKPTVFEALSVFENLELAQKTDKSVWASLRARLSGEQKDRISEVLDTVRLSTSVNRPAGLLSHGQKQFLEIGMLLMQDPQLLLLDEPVAGMTDAETEFTAELFKSLAGKHSLMVVEHDMGFVGSIADHVTVLHQGSVLAEGSLEEVQADERVIEVYLGR; this comes from the coding sequence ATGAGAGTCACTGCGACAGCGGAATTCATGCTTGAGCCGATTCTTGAACCGAACAAGGACCAGGGCACCAGTCGCGATGCGCTCGGCCTCGGCCAGGCGGCCGGCGAAGGCCTGAACACCCGCCACGGCACCATCCTGACCCTGGAAGACATCAGCGTCAGCTTCGACGGTTTCAAGGCGCTGAACGATCTGAACCTGTACATCGGCGTCGGCGAACTGCGCTGCATCATCGGCCCCAACGGCGCAGGCAAGACCACGCTGATGGACGTGATCACCGGCAAGACCCGGCCCAGCCACGGCAAGGCCTGGTTTGGTGAAACGATGGACCTGACGCAGATGAGCGAAGTGCAGATCGCCCAGGCCGGCATTGGTCGCAAGTTCCAGAAACCGACGGTATTCGAGGCCTTGAGCGTGTTCGAGAACCTGGAACTGGCGCAGAAAACCGACAAGTCGGTATGGGCCAGTCTGCGCGCGCGCTTGAGTGGCGAACAAAAGGACCGCATCAGCGAAGTGCTGGACACGGTCCGCCTGAGCACCTCGGTCAATCGCCCGGCGGGGCTGTTGTCCCACGGGCAGAAGCAGTTTCTGGAGATCGGCATGCTGTTGATGCAAGACCCGCAATTGCTGCTGCTCGACGAGCCAGTGGCGGGCATGACCGACGCCGAAACCGAATTCACCGCCGAGCTGTTCAAAAGCCTGGCCGGCAAGCACTCGCTGATGGTGGTGGAGCATGACATGGGCTTCGTCGGCTCGATTGCCGACCATGTGACAGTGTTGCATCAGGGCAGCGTGCTGGCCGAGGGCTCGCTGGAAGAAGTGCAGGCGGATGAGCGAGTGATTGAGGTTTATCTCGGTCGCTAG
- the urtA gene encoding urea ABC transporter substrate-binding protein has protein sequence MKRRSLIKAFTLTASIAAMGMTWTVQAAETIKVGILHSLSGTMAISETSLKDMALMTIDEINAKGGVNGKMLEPVVVDPASNWPLFAEKGRQLLTQDKVAVVFGCWTSVSRKSVLPVFEELNGLLFYPVQYEGEEMSPNVFYTGAAPNQQAIPAVEYLMSDDGGSAKRFFLLGTDYVYPRTTNKILRSFLHAKGVADKDIEEVYTPFGHADYQTIVANIKKFSAGGKTAVISTVNGDSNVPFYKELANQGLKATDVPVVAFSVGEEELRGIDTKPLVGNLAAWNYFESVENPVNKKFVADWKAYAKKHNLPGADKAVTNDPMEATYVGIHMWAQAAEKAKSTDVDKVREALAGQTFAAPSGYTLTMDKTNHHLHKPVMIGEIQADGQFNVVWQTDGPIRAQPWSPYIDGNDKKPDYAVKSN, from the coding sequence ATGAAGCGTCGCAGCTTGATCAAGGCTTTCACACTCACGGCATCCATTGCCGCGATGGGCATGACCTGGACGGTCCAGGCCGCCGAGACCATCAAGGTCGGCATCCTGCACTCGCTGTCCGGGACCATGGCGATCTCCGAAACATCCCTCAAAGACATGGCGTTGATGACCATCGACGAAATCAACGCCAAAGGCGGCGTCAACGGCAAGATGCTGGAGCCGGTGGTGGTGGACCCTGCATCCAACTGGCCGCTGTTCGCCGAAAAGGGCCGGCAGTTGCTGACCCAGGACAAGGTGGCCGTGGTGTTCGGCTGCTGGACCTCGGTGTCGCGTAAATCGGTGCTGCCGGTGTTCGAAGAGCTGAACGGCTTGCTGTTCTACCCGGTGCAATACGAAGGCGAAGAGATGTCGCCAAACGTGTTCTACACCGGCGCGGCGCCGAATCAGCAGGCGATCCCGGCGGTGGAATACCTGATGAGCGATGACGGCGGCAGCGCCAAGCGCTTCTTCCTGCTGGGCACCGACTACGTCTACCCGCGCACCACCAACAAGATCTTGCGCTCGTTCCTGCATGCCAAAGGCGTGGCCGACAAGGACATCGAAGAGGTCTATACCCCGTTCGGCCATGCCGATTACCAGACCATTGTCGCCAACATCAAAAAGTTCTCGGCGGGCGGCAAGACCGCAGTTATCTCCACGGTCAACGGCGACTCCAACGTGCCGTTCTATAAAGAACTGGCCAACCAGGGCCTGAAAGCCACCGACGTGCCGGTGGTAGCGTTCTCGGTAGGCGAAGAAGAGCTGCGCGGCATCGACACCAAACCGCTGGTGGGCAACCTGGCGGCGTGGAACTACTTCGAATCGGTCGAGAACCCGGTGAACAAGAAATTCGTCGCCGACTGGAAGGCCTATGCCAAGAAACACAACCTGCCGGGCGCCGACAAAGCGGTGACCAACGACCCGATGGAAGCCACCTACGTCGGCATCCACATGTGGGCGCAAGCGGCGGAGAAAGCCAAGTCCACCGACGTCGACAAAGTCCGCGAAGCCCTCGCCGGCCAGACCTTTGCCGCGCCGTCGGGCTACACCCTGACCATGGACAAGACCAACCACCACCTGCACAAGCCGGTGATGATCGGTGAGATCCAGGCTGATGGTCAGTTCAACGTGGTCTGGCAGACCGACGGCCCGATCCGCGCCCAGCCGTGGAGCCCGTATATCGATGGCAACGACAAGAAGCCGGATTACGCGGTGAAGAGCAACTGA
- a CDS encoding urease accessory protein UreD, giving the protein MNSPVPITLFTPSWHAELELGYARFGDTTRPVQRRHLGPLRVQKHLYAEGPEVCQHIIVHPPGGIAGGDRLAISASVGVDAWAQITSPGAAKWYRAAGPAYQTLDLKVAAGATLEWLPQETIIFSAAQAELSTSIELQGDARLFYWDVVALGRPASGERFDLGHFQAHLDIRRDGQLLWHERQRIVGNDGLLESPIGLDGQPVFATLLVTGEIDSELLEQCRALPNAVRGDLTQLPGLLVARCLAAEALLARGWLIDLWRLLRPALLGREAVAPRIWST; this is encoded by the coding sequence ATGAATTCACCTGTCCCCATCACGCTGTTCACCCCCAGCTGGCACGCCGAGCTGGAGCTGGGCTACGCCCGCTTCGGCGATACGACGCGCCCGGTGCAACGCCGCCATCTAGGCCCGCTGCGGGTGCAAAAGCACCTGTACGCCGAAGGCCCCGAGGTATGCCAGCACATCATCGTGCACCCGCCCGGCGGTATTGCCGGGGGTGACCGGCTGGCGATTTCCGCCAGTGTCGGCGTTGATGCCTGGGCGCAAATCACCAGCCCCGGCGCGGCCAAGTGGTATCGCGCGGCGGGGCCGGCTTATCAGACGCTCGACCTGAAAGTCGCCGCGGGCGCGACCCTGGAATGGCTGCCGCAGGAAACCATTATCTTCAGCGCCGCCCAGGCCGAGCTCAGCACCTCGATTGAGCTGCAAGGCGACGCCCGGCTGTTTTACTGGGACGTGGTGGCGCTGGGCCGACCGGCCAGCGGCGAGCGTTTTGACCTCGGGCATTTCCAGGCGCACCTGGATATCCGCCGCGACGGTCAGTTGCTGTGGCATGAACGGCAGCGCATCGTCGGCAATGACGGTTTGCTGGAATCACCGATTGGCCTGGACGGGCAACCGGTGTTTGCGACCTTGCTGGTGACTGGCGAGATTGATAGCGAATTGCTGGAGCAGTGCCGCGCTCTGCCCAATGCCGTGCGTGGGGATCTGACGCAACTGCCCGGGCTGTTGGTGGCTCGGTGCCTGGCCGCTGAGGCGCTGCTGGCTCGTGGCTGGCTGATTGATCTGTGGCGGTTGCTGCGGCCTGCGCTGCTGGGCCGCGAAGCCGTCGCTCCAAGAATATGGAGCACCTGA
- a CDS encoding GNAT family N-acetyltransferase has protein sequence MTYLIRDALHADLPAIRDIYNDAVLNTTAIWNEQAVDLGNRQAWFSARKAQAYPILVIVNGENAVLGYASFGDWRPFDGFRHTVEHSVYVRSDQRGNGLGPKLMATLIERAKGCGKHVMVAAIESGNAASIRLHERAGFSITGQMPQVGTKFGRWLDLTFMQLTLNPGAEPPTTHKE, from the coding sequence ATGACTTATCTCATTCGCGATGCGTTGCATGCCGACCTGCCGGCGATCCGCGACATCTACAACGACGCGGTGCTCAACACCACGGCGATCTGGAACGAACAGGCGGTGGACCTGGGCAACCGCCAGGCGTGGTTCAGCGCCCGCAAGGCCCAGGCTTATCCGATTCTGGTGATCGTCAATGGGGAGAACGCCGTGCTGGGCTACGCTTCATTTGGTGACTGGCGGCCGTTCGACGGCTTTCGCCACACCGTCGAGCACTCGGTGTACGTGCGCAGCGACCAGCGCGGCAACGGCCTGGGCCCGAAACTGATGGCGACGTTGATCGAACGCGCCAAAGGCTGCGGCAAGCATGTAATGGTCGCCGCCATCGAAAGTGGCAACGCCGCTTCCATTCGTCTGCATGAGCGCGCCGGTTTCAGCATTACCGGGCAAATGCCCCAGGTGGGCACCAAGTTCGGTCGCTGGCTGGACCTGACTTTCATGCAACTGACCCTCAACCCTGGCGCGGAGCCGCCCACAACCCACAAGGAGTGA
- a CDS encoding urease subunit beta encodes MIPGEYKIQPGDIELNVGRRTVSLKVANSGDRPIQVGSHYHFFETNDALTFDRAASRGMRLNIPAGTAVRFEPGQSREVQLVDLAGHRRVFGFAGKIMGDL; translated from the coding sequence ATGATTCCCGGTGAATACAAGATCCAGCCCGGCGACATCGAACTCAATGTCGGCCGTCGCACTGTCAGCCTGAAAGTGGCCAACAGCGGCGACCGGCCGATCCAGGTCGGCTCGCACTATCATTTCTTCGAAACCAATGACGCCCTGACCTTCGACCGCGCCGCCAGCCGCGGCATGCGCCTGAACATCCCCGCCGGCACCGCGGTGCGCTTCGAACCGGGGCAGAGTCGCGAGGTTCAACTGGTGGACCTGGCGGGGCATCGGCGGGTGTTCGGGTTTGCCGGCAAGATCATGGGTGATCTCTAG
- the urtE gene encoding urea ABC transporter ATP-binding subunit UrtE — translation MLQVEKLHQYYGGSHILRGLSFEVKVGEVTCLLGRNGVGKTTLLKCLMGLLPAKEGAVNWEGKPITTLKPHQRVHAGIAYVPQGREIFGRLTVEENLLMGLSRFPGSEAKEVPAFIYELFPVLLQMKQRRGGDLSGGQQQQLAIGRALASRPRLLILDEPTEGIQPSVIKEIGAVIKKLAARGDMAILLVEQFYDFAAELADQYLVMSRGEIVQQGRGENMQAEGVRGLVTI, via the coding sequence ATGCTACAAGTCGAAAAGCTGCACCAGTACTACGGCGGTAGCCACATCCTGCGCGGCCTGAGCTTCGAGGTGAAGGTCGGCGAAGTCACCTGCCTGCTCGGGCGTAACGGCGTCGGCAAGACCACTCTGCTCAAATGCCTGATGGGCCTGCTGCCCGCCAAAGAAGGCGCGGTGAACTGGGAAGGCAAACCGATCACCACCTTGAAGCCGCACCAGCGGGTCCATGCCGGCATCGCCTATGTGCCGCAAGGTCGTGAAATCTTCGGCCGCCTGACCGTGGAAGAAAACCTGTTGATGGGCCTGTCCCGCTTTCCCGGCTCCGAAGCCAAGGAAGTCCCTGCCTTCATCTACGAGCTGTTCCCGGTGCTGTTGCAAATGAAGCAACGCCGTGGCGGCGACTTGTCCGGTGGGCAACAGCAACAGCTGGCGATAGGCCGGGCGCTGGCCAGTCGTCCACGGTTGTTGATCCTCGACGAGCCGACCGAAGGCATCCAGCCATCGGTGATCAAGGAAATCGGCGCAGTGATCAAGAAGCTCGCCGCGCGCGGTGACATGGCGATTCTGCTGGTGGAACAGTTCTATGATTTCGCCGCCGAGTTGGCCGATCAGTACCTGGTCATGTCCCGGGGCGAGATCGTGCAGCAAGGTCGCGGAGAAAATATGCAGGCCGAGGGTGTGCGCGGGCTGGTTACGATCTAG
- a CDS encoding GNAT family N-acetyltransferase — protein sequence MNAAQLRRVNVESFAHYRQGLIDLLLDAVGYGASVGFMADLDATQARAYFDDVQADLNKGKVLLWVVVRDEQVEASVQLTLCQKANGLNRAEVQKLLVREHARRRGLGQQLMSALEQAARQYKRGMLYLDTEAGSPAEDFYQALGYTRAGEIPDYACGPDGKYRPTALYYKILQGANG from the coding sequence ATGAACGCCGCCCAGCTGCGCCGCGTGAATGTTGAAAGCTTTGCACATTACCGTCAGGGATTGATTGATTTACTGCTGGATGCCGTGGGTTACGGCGCCAGCGTCGGTTTCATGGCCGACCTGGATGCCACACAGGCCCGGGCCTATTTCGATGACGTCCAGGCCGATCTGAACAAGGGCAAGGTGTTGCTGTGGGTCGTGGTTCGCGATGAGCAGGTCGAGGCCAGCGTGCAATTGACCCTGTGCCAGAAAGCCAATGGCCTGAACCGCGCCGAAGTACAGAAGCTGCTGGTACGCGAGCACGCCCGCCGTCGGGGTCTGGGCCAGCAACTGATGAGTGCCCTGGAGCAGGCCGCCCGTCAGTACAAGCGCGGCATGCTTTACCTCGATACCGAAGCCGGATCCCCTGCCGAAGATTTCTACCAGGCACTGGGCTACACCCGCGCGGGTGAAATTCCCGACTACGCTTGCGGTCCGGACGGGAAATACCGACCGACGGCCCTCTACTACAAGATTCTGCAAGGAGCGAATGGATGA